In one Mustela lutreola isolate mMusLut2 chromosome 8, mMusLut2.pri, whole genome shotgun sequence genomic region, the following are encoded:
- the PRR13 gene encoding proline-rich protein 13 encodes MWNPNAGQPGPNPYPPNVGYPEGSSPAHPPPPVNPAYPPGPFPTPPGVPQGNPAFPPGGPLNPVPQPRYPGCQPLGPYPPPYPPPAPGMPLVNPMAPGMVGPGMVMDKKMRKKMKKAHKKMHKHHKHGKHSSSSSSSSSSDSD; translated from the exons ATGTGGAATCCCAATGCCG GGCAGCCAGGACCAAATCCATATCCCCCTAACGTGGGGTACCCTGAAGGTTCCAGTCCTGCCCATCCACCACCACCTGTCAATCCTGCCTATCCTCCAGGCCCCTTTCCAACTCCCCCAGGAGTTCCCCAGGGGAATCCAGCTTTCCCCCCAGGTGGGCCCCTTAATCCTGTGCCTCAGCCTAGGTATCCAGGATGCCAACCCCTAGGTCCGTACCCACCTCCCTACCCTCCACCTGCTCCTGGCATGCCTCTTGTGAATCCCATGGCACCCGGCATGGTGGGACCAGGAATGGTGATGGACAAGAAGATgcggaagaaaatgaagaaagctcATAAAAAGATGCACAAACACCACAAGCATGGCAAG cattcctcctcctcctcctcctcttccagcaGTGACTCTGACTGA